A single Cottoperca gobio chromosome 7, fCotGob3.1, whole genome shotgun sequence DNA region contains:
- the trim33 gene encoding E3 ubiquitin-protein ligase TRIM33 isoform X2 gives MADNKGEDDMEPSANSDSVPSAQDSEQLETKVENAVIIIEVNTKDDEETASQDTANEASTPTSEGVDVSNGGVAVVGGEANGSTSNAVSPAATSTTNAEPMATETLPAVDAPVGGLTTEMSPPSTAPTATPVSAPFNFLDTCAVCKQSLQSRDCEPKLLPCLHSFCLKCIPQPDRQISVQVPGPHGQTDTHIVNVMRCSVCHQDYKQSDIIDNYFVKDTTEATSTSDEKSAQVCTSCEDNAGTIGFCVECGEWLCKTCVEAHQRVKITKDHKIHTKEDADAASESVGTTGQRPVFCPIHKQEPLKLFCETCDTLTCRDCQLLEHKEHRYQFLEEAFQNQKGIIETSVAKLQEKKNYVHYSVSQVQNRLKELNETHKKVEHEIKIAVFTLINEINKKGKSLLQQLESVTKERSMRLVSQHKDTTQLAQQIHHVLGFCQWAIGNGSSTALLYSKRLILFQLRQLFKARLEPAPQANGVVRFFCDPTFWAKNVVNLGNLVIEKPPTAAQPPGVMVGGPPISPGHGHHGKHPGQINLAQLRLQHMQQAAYAQQKQQHQQQQHQQQIQQQMRIASQMSQQHVRQAGPPMGQQQPPRLISMQQLPRGPVGMNGGPGPPMYPSAHHMRLPGPPQGRMPTAQPRHNGQQYPAMMQPQLQRQMSIESEMSHQRFRFLLQSGHSNPGHAGPFPVASLHNANPTSPTSASMAGAHAHRGPASPIIGPIELIPSVTNPENLPCLPEIPPIQLEDAGSSNLGHLLSRYITASTQHHLGSLDMNASPGLSTHSPGSSGLSNAHTPARPSSTSSTGSCSSAGRVGPGGGTGVEQVRVKQEPGTDDSYSCPASSLKTERGNDGGRSSCMMSNLESSPYPALGVVSAGQDALKALGECIKTEPQSETPCSGKSGSSTATSSTTTTTSTTSLFSENGSSTAGLLLTNGNLEKGTETKGAGALAGKGHSGWKEDDPNEDWCAVCINGGDLLCCDRCPKVFHMKCHVPTIKIFPTGDFLCTFCRSLTIPEIVYCDDSKTIIEEQSLSPEDQRKCERLLLHIFCHELSVGFREPVPSSVPNYHKIIKKPMDLKKVKKRLQLRSSHHYQSIQEFVSDMRLVFTNCANYNEINTQVGSEMAISGKAVSLCFEEKLQETFPEQSFPETPESECPDTKEKVEEDTEDSEDDFLQPRRKRLKTDEKVVHIK, from the exons ATGGCGGATAACAAAGGCGAGGATGATATGGAACCGTCTGCTAACTCGGACTCTGTGCCTTCAGCGCAAGATAGCGAGCAACTAGAAACGAAAGTCGAAAATGCGGTAATAATCATAGAAGTGAATACAAAGGACGATGAAGAAACAGCGTCCCAAGATACCGCTAACGAGGCATCTACACCCACCAGCGAAGGTGTAGACGTGAGCAACGGCGGGGTTGCTGTTGTGGGAGGGGAAGCCAATGGTAGCACTAGTAATGCTGTCAGCCCAGCTGCGACCAGCACCACCAATGCAGAGCCGATGGCTACTGAAACCCTGCCCGCCGTGGATGCTCCTGTTGGCGGACTCACCACTGAAATGTCCCCCCCCTCTACAGCTCCAACGGCCACGCCGGTATCGGCTCCCTTTAATTTTTTGGATACGTGCGCAGTGTGTAAACAAAGTCTTCAGAGCCGAGACTGTGAACCAAAACTTCTGCCTTGTCTGCACTCATTTTGCCTCAAATGTATCCCGCAACCGGACCGACAGATAAGCGTACAGGTACCTGGACCACACGggcaaactgacacacacatag TCAATGTTATGCGCTGCTCAGTGTGCCACCAGGACTACAAACAGAGTGACATCATTGACAACTACTTTGTCAAAGATACCACAGAGGCCACCAGCACATCTGATGAAAAGTCTGCACAG GTGTGCACAAGCTGTGAGGACAACGCAGGAACCATAGGCTTTTGTGTGGAGTGCGGGGAATGGCTGTGTAAGACCTGCGTGGAGGCACACCAGAGGGTCAAAATTACCAAGGACCACAAAATCCACACAAAAGAGGATGCTGACGCTGCCTCCG AGTCTGTCGGTACGACAGGACAAAGGCCTGTGTTCTGTCCCATCCACAAGCAGGAGCCTCTGAAGCTTTTCTGTGAGACCTGTGACACTTTGACCTGCAGGGACTGCCAGCTGCTGGAGCACAAGGAGCACAG GTACCAGTTCCTGGAGGAGGCTTTCCAGAACCAGAAAGGCATCATTGAGACCAGCGTGGCCAAGCTACAGGAAAAGAAGAACTATGTCCATTACTCTGTCTCGCAGGTGCAAAACAG gTTAAAGGAGCTGAATGAGACGCACAAGAAGGTGGAGCACGAGATCAAAATTGCAGTATTCACTCTTATTAATGAGATCAACAAGAAGGGAAAGTCCTTGCTGCAGCAGTTGGAG AGTGTCACCAAAGAGCGCAGCATGAGGCTTGTGTCTCAGCATAAAGATACCACGCAGCTGGCCCAACAGATCCACCATGTGCTCGGCTTCTGCCAATGGGCCATCGGCAATGGCAGCAGCACAGCGCTGCTCTACAGCAAGAGGCTG aTCTTGTTCCAGCTTCGCCAGCTCTTCAAGGCTCGACTGGAGCCAGCGCCCCAGGCCAATGGAGTTGTGCGCTTCTTCTGTGACCCCACCTTCTGGGCCAAAAACGTGGTGAATCTAG GTAATTTGGTAATCGAAAAGCCACCCACAGCTGCGCAGCCGCCCGGAGTGATGGTAGGAGGACCACCCATTTCTCCAGGCCATGGTCACCACGGCAAACACCCGGGACAGATCAACCTGGCCCAGCTCCGGCTTCAGCATATGCAGCAGGCGGCCTACGcacagcagaagcagcagcatcaacagcagcagcaccagcagcagatcCAGCAACAGATGCGCATCGCCTCCCAAATGTCCCAGCAGCACGTCAGACAGGCCGGTCCACCCATGGGCCAGCAGCAG CCCCCAAGGCTCATCAGTATGCAGCAGCTACCGAGAGGGCCTGTGGGTATGAACGGTGGGCCAGGTCCCCCCATGTACCCTTCGGCCCACCATATGCGTCTCCCGGGTCCACCACAGGGCCGAATGCCAACGGCTCAGCCTAGACACAATGGGCAGCAGTATCCCGCCATGATGCAGCCTCAGCTACAGAGACAG ATGTCTATAGAATCTGAGATGAGCCACCAAAGGTTTCGTTTCTTACTACAATCAGGG CATTCCAACCCAGGGCATGCGGGTCCTTTCCCGGTGGCATCCCTCCATAATGCCAACCCCACAAGTCCCACCAGTGCGAGTATGGCAGGTGCCCATGCTCACCGAGGCCCAGCCAGCCCCATCATCGGTCCCATCGAGCTCATCCCCTCCGTCACCAATCCTGAGAACCTGCCCTGCCTACCTGAGATCCCGCCCATTCAG CTGGAGGATGCAGGGTCCAGCAACCTTGGACACCTCCTGTCTCGCTACATCACAGCCAGCACGCAGCATCACCTTGGCTCACtggacatgaatgcatcaccTGGACTGTCCACACACTCTCCTGGATCTTCAG GTCTGTcgaatgcacacacaccagcacgACCTTCTAGCACGTCCAGCACAGGCAG ctgTAGCTCTGCGGGGAGGGTGGGGCCAGGAGGCGGAACTGGAGTGGAGCAGGTGAGGGTGAAGCAGGAGCCGGGGACAGACGACAGCTACAGCTGTCCTGCCTCTTCTCTGAAGACTGAGCGGGGCAACGATGGCGGGAGGAGTTCCTGCATG ATGAGCAACCTGGAGAGCAGCCCCTATCCTGCATTGGGAGTCGTATCTGCCGGCCAAGATGCTCTCAAGGCTTTAGGGGAGTGCATCAAAACAGAACCCCAATCTGAGACTCCTTGTTCCGGAAAAAGTGGCTCCAGTACcgccacctcctccaccaccaccacgacCTCCACTACCTCATTATTCTCTGAGAAcggcagcagcacagcaggcCTTCTGCTCACTAATGGAAACTTAGAAAAGGGGACAGAGACCAAAGGGGCCGGGGCGTTGGCTGGAAAAGGCCATTCTGGTTGGAAAGAGGACGACCCAAATGAAGACTGGTGTGCTGTTTGTATCAACGGGGGGGACCTGCTGTGCTGTGACCGCTGTCCCAAAGTGTTCCACATGAAATGTCATGTACCCACCATAAAAATCTTCCCTAC GGGTGACTTTCTCTGCACATTTTGCCGGAGCCTAACAATCCCAGAGATAGTGTACTGTGACGACAGCAAGACCATCATAGAGGAGCAGAGTCTGAGTCCAGAGGACCAGAGG aaATGTGAACGCCTCCTGCTGCACATCTTCTGTCATGAGCTCAGTGTGGGCTTCAGGGAACCTGTTCCTAGCTCT GTGCCGAACTACCACAAGATTATCAAGAAGCCCATGGACCtgaagaaggtgaagaagaggcTGCAGTTACGGAGCTCCCATCACTACCAGTCCATCCAAGAGTTTGTGTCCGACATGCGCCTGGTCTTCACAAACTGTGCAAATTACAATGAG ATTAATACGCAG GTGGGATCCGAGATGGCGATTTCCGGCAAGGCGGTGAGTCTGTGCTTTGAGGAGAAGTTGCAGGAGACGTTCCCCGAACAGAGCTTCCCTGAAACACCTGAAAGCGAGTGCCCGGACACAAAGgaaaaggtggaggaggacACGGAGGACTCTGAGGACGACTTCCTACAGCCCAGACGTAAACGATTAAAAACGGATGAGAAAGTGGTCCACATCAAGTGA
- the trim33 gene encoding E3 ubiquitin-protein ligase TRIM33 isoform X1, producing MADNKGEDDMEPSANSDSVPSAQDSEQLETKVENAVIIIEVNTKDDEETASQDTANEASTPTSEGVDVSNGGVAVVGGEANGSTSNAVSPAATSTTNAEPMATETLPAVDAPVGGLTTEMSPPSTAPTATPVSAPFNFLDTCAVCKQSLQSRDCEPKLLPCLHSFCLKCIPQPDRQISVQVPGPHGQTDTHIVNVMRCSVCHQDYKQSDIIDNYFVKDTTEATSTSDEKSAQVCTSCEDNAGTIGFCVECGEWLCKTCVEAHQRVKITKDHKIHTKEDADAASESVGTTGQRPVFCPIHKQEPLKLFCETCDTLTCRDCQLLEHKEHRYQFLEEAFQNQKGIIETSVAKLQEKKNYVHYSVSQVQNRLKELNETHKKVEHEIKIAVFTLINEINKKGKSLLQQLESVTKERSMRLVSQHKDTTQLAQQIHHVLGFCQWAIGNGSSTALLYSKRLILFQLRQLFKARLEPAPQANGVVRFFCDPTFWAKNVVNLGNLVIEKPPTAAQPPGVMVGGPPISPGHGHHGKHPGQINLAQLRLQHMQQAAYAQQKQQHQQQQHQQQIQQQMRIASQMSQQHVRQAGPPMGQQQPPRLISMQQLPRGPVGMNGGPGPPMYPSAHHMRLPGPPQGRMPTAQPRHNGQQYPAMMQPQLQRQMSIESEMSHQRFRFLLQSGHSNPGHAGPFPVASLHNANPTSPTSASMAGAHAHRGPASPIIGPIELIPSVTNPENLPCLPEIPPIQLEDAGSSNLGHLLSRYITASTQHHLGSLDMNASPGLSTHSPGSSGLSNAHTPARPSSTSSTGSCSSAGRVGPGGGTGVEQVRVKQEPGTDDSYSCPASSLKTERGNDGGRSSCMMSNLESSPYPALGVVSAGQDALKALGECIKTEPQSETPCSGKSGSSTATSSTTTTTSTTSLFSENGSSTAGLLLTNGNLEKGTETKGAGALAGKGHSGWKEDDPNEDWCAVCINGGDLLCCDRCPKVFHMKCHVPTIKIFPTGDFLCTFCRSLTIPEIVYCDDSKTIIEEQSLSPEDQRKCERLLLHIFCHELSVGFREPVPSSVPNYHKIIKKPMDLKKVKKRLQLRSSHHYQSIQEFVSDMRLVFTNCANYNEMSRIIQVYDEEKQINTQVGSEMAISGKAVSLCFEEKLQETFPEQSFPETPESECPDTKEKVEEDTEDSEDDFLQPRRKRLKTDEKVVHIK from the exons ATGGCGGATAACAAAGGCGAGGATGATATGGAACCGTCTGCTAACTCGGACTCTGTGCCTTCAGCGCAAGATAGCGAGCAACTAGAAACGAAAGTCGAAAATGCGGTAATAATCATAGAAGTGAATACAAAGGACGATGAAGAAACAGCGTCCCAAGATACCGCTAACGAGGCATCTACACCCACCAGCGAAGGTGTAGACGTGAGCAACGGCGGGGTTGCTGTTGTGGGAGGGGAAGCCAATGGTAGCACTAGTAATGCTGTCAGCCCAGCTGCGACCAGCACCACCAATGCAGAGCCGATGGCTACTGAAACCCTGCCCGCCGTGGATGCTCCTGTTGGCGGACTCACCACTGAAATGTCCCCCCCCTCTACAGCTCCAACGGCCACGCCGGTATCGGCTCCCTTTAATTTTTTGGATACGTGCGCAGTGTGTAAACAAAGTCTTCAGAGCCGAGACTGTGAACCAAAACTTCTGCCTTGTCTGCACTCATTTTGCCTCAAATGTATCCCGCAACCGGACCGACAGATAAGCGTACAGGTACCTGGACCACACGggcaaactgacacacacatag TCAATGTTATGCGCTGCTCAGTGTGCCACCAGGACTACAAACAGAGTGACATCATTGACAACTACTTTGTCAAAGATACCACAGAGGCCACCAGCACATCTGATGAAAAGTCTGCACAG GTGTGCACAAGCTGTGAGGACAACGCAGGAACCATAGGCTTTTGTGTGGAGTGCGGGGAATGGCTGTGTAAGACCTGCGTGGAGGCACACCAGAGGGTCAAAATTACCAAGGACCACAAAATCCACACAAAAGAGGATGCTGACGCTGCCTCCG AGTCTGTCGGTACGACAGGACAAAGGCCTGTGTTCTGTCCCATCCACAAGCAGGAGCCTCTGAAGCTTTTCTGTGAGACCTGTGACACTTTGACCTGCAGGGACTGCCAGCTGCTGGAGCACAAGGAGCACAG GTACCAGTTCCTGGAGGAGGCTTTCCAGAACCAGAAAGGCATCATTGAGACCAGCGTGGCCAAGCTACAGGAAAAGAAGAACTATGTCCATTACTCTGTCTCGCAGGTGCAAAACAG gTTAAAGGAGCTGAATGAGACGCACAAGAAGGTGGAGCACGAGATCAAAATTGCAGTATTCACTCTTATTAATGAGATCAACAAGAAGGGAAAGTCCTTGCTGCAGCAGTTGGAG AGTGTCACCAAAGAGCGCAGCATGAGGCTTGTGTCTCAGCATAAAGATACCACGCAGCTGGCCCAACAGATCCACCATGTGCTCGGCTTCTGCCAATGGGCCATCGGCAATGGCAGCAGCACAGCGCTGCTCTACAGCAAGAGGCTG aTCTTGTTCCAGCTTCGCCAGCTCTTCAAGGCTCGACTGGAGCCAGCGCCCCAGGCCAATGGAGTTGTGCGCTTCTTCTGTGACCCCACCTTCTGGGCCAAAAACGTGGTGAATCTAG GTAATTTGGTAATCGAAAAGCCACCCACAGCTGCGCAGCCGCCCGGAGTGATGGTAGGAGGACCACCCATTTCTCCAGGCCATGGTCACCACGGCAAACACCCGGGACAGATCAACCTGGCCCAGCTCCGGCTTCAGCATATGCAGCAGGCGGCCTACGcacagcagaagcagcagcatcaacagcagcagcaccagcagcagatcCAGCAACAGATGCGCATCGCCTCCCAAATGTCCCAGCAGCACGTCAGACAGGCCGGTCCACCCATGGGCCAGCAGCAG CCCCCAAGGCTCATCAGTATGCAGCAGCTACCGAGAGGGCCTGTGGGTATGAACGGTGGGCCAGGTCCCCCCATGTACCCTTCGGCCCACCATATGCGTCTCCCGGGTCCACCACAGGGCCGAATGCCAACGGCTCAGCCTAGACACAATGGGCAGCAGTATCCCGCCATGATGCAGCCTCAGCTACAGAGACAG ATGTCTATAGAATCTGAGATGAGCCACCAAAGGTTTCGTTTCTTACTACAATCAGGG CATTCCAACCCAGGGCATGCGGGTCCTTTCCCGGTGGCATCCCTCCATAATGCCAACCCCACAAGTCCCACCAGTGCGAGTATGGCAGGTGCCCATGCTCACCGAGGCCCAGCCAGCCCCATCATCGGTCCCATCGAGCTCATCCCCTCCGTCACCAATCCTGAGAACCTGCCCTGCCTACCTGAGATCCCGCCCATTCAG CTGGAGGATGCAGGGTCCAGCAACCTTGGACACCTCCTGTCTCGCTACATCACAGCCAGCACGCAGCATCACCTTGGCTCACtggacatgaatgcatcaccTGGACTGTCCACACACTCTCCTGGATCTTCAG GTCTGTcgaatgcacacacaccagcacgACCTTCTAGCACGTCCAGCACAGGCAG ctgTAGCTCTGCGGGGAGGGTGGGGCCAGGAGGCGGAACTGGAGTGGAGCAGGTGAGGGTGAAGCAGGAGCCGGGGACAGACGACAGCTACAGCTGTCCTGCCTCTTCTCTGAAGACTGAGCGGGGCAACGATGGCGGGAGGAGTTCCTGCATG ATGAGCAACCTGGAGAGCAGCCCCTATCCTGCATTGGGAGTCGTATCTGCCGGCCAAGATGCTCTCAAGGCTTTAGGGGAGTGCATCAAAACAGAACCCCAATCTGAGACTCCTTGTTCCGGAAAAAGTGGCTCCAGTACcgccacctcctccaccaccaccacgacCTCCACTACCTCATTATTCTCTGAGAAcggcagcagcacagcaggcCTTCTGCTCACTAATGGAAACTTAGAAAAGGGGACAGAGACCAAAGGGGCCGGGGCGTTGGCTGGAAAAGGCCATTCTGGTTGGAAAGAGGACGACCCAAATGAAGACTGGTGTGCTGTTTGTATCAACGGGGGGGACCTGCTGTGCTGTGACCGCTGTCCCAAAGTGTTCCACATGAAATGTCATGTACCCACCATAAAAATCTTCCCTAC GGGTGACTTTCTCTGCACATTTTGCCGGAGCCTAACAATCCCAGAGATAGTGTACTGTGACGACAGCAAGACCATCATAGAGGAGCAGAGTCTGAGTCCAGAGGACCAGAGG aaATGTGAACGCCTCCTGCTGCACATCTTCTGTCATGAGCTCAGTGTGGGCTTCAGGGAACCTGTTCCTAGCTCT GTGCCGAACTACCACAAGATTATCAAGAAGCCCATGGACCtgaagaaggtgaagaagaggcTGCAGTTACGGAGCTCCCATCACTACCAGTCCATCCAAGAGTTTGTGTCCGACATGCGCCTGGTCTTCACAAACTGTGCAAATTACAATGAG ATGTCTCGAATAATCCAGGTTTATGATGAGGAGAAACAGATTAATACGCAG GTGGGATCCGAGATGGCGATTTCCGGCAAGGCGGTGAGTCTGTGCTTTGAGGAGAAGTTGCAGGAGACGTTCCCCGAACAGAGCTTCCCTGAAACACCTGAAAGCGAGTGCCCGGACACAAAGgaaaaggtggaggaggacACGGAGGACTCTGAGGACGACTTCCTACAGCCCAGACGTAAACGATTAAAAACGGATGAGAAAGTGGTCCACATCAAGTGA
- the trim33 gene encoding E3 ubiquitin-protein ligase TRIM33 isoform X3, whose product MADNKGEDDMEPSANSDSVPSAQDSEQLETKVENAVIIIEVNTKDDEETASQDTANEASTPTSEGVDVSNGGVAVVGGEANGSTSNAVSPAATSTTNAEPMATETLPAVDAPVGGLTTEMSPPSTAPTATPVSAPFNFLDTCAVCKQSLQSRDCEPKLLPCLHSFCLKCIPQPDRQISVQVPGPHGQTDTHIVNVMRCSVCHQDYKQSDIIDNYFVKDTTEATSTSDEKSAQVCTSCEDNAGTIGFCVECGEWLCKTCVEAHQRVKITKDHKIHTKEDADAASESVGTTGQRPVFCPIHKQEPLKLFCETCDTLTCRDCQLLEHKEHRYQFLEEAFQNQKGIIETSVAKLQEKKNYVHYSVSQVQNRLKELNETHKKVEHEIKIAVFTLINEINKKGKSLLQQLESVTKERSMRLVSQHKDTTQLAQQIHHVLGFCQWAIGNGSSTALLYSKRLILFQLRQLFKARLEPAPQANGVVRFFCDPTFWAKNVVNLGNLVIEKPPTAAQPPGVMVGGPPISPGHGHHGKHPGQINLAQLRLQHMQQAAYAQQKQQHQQQQHQQQIQQQMRIASQMSQQHVRQAGPPMGQQQPPRLISMQQLPRGPVGMNGGPGPPMYPSAHHMRLPGPPQGRMPTAQPRHNGQQYPAMMQPQLQRQMSIESEMSHQRFRFLLQSGHSNPGHAGPFPVASLHNANPTSPTSASMAGAHAHRGPASPIIGPIELIPSVTNPENLPCLPEIPPIQLEDAGSSNLGHLLSRYITASTQHHLGSLDMNASPGLSTHSPGSSGLSNAHTPARPSSTSSTGSCSSAGRVGPGGGTGVEQVRVKQEPGTDDSYSCPASSLKTERGNDGGRSSCMMSNLESSPYPALGVVSAGQDALKALGECIKTEPQSETPCSGKSGSSTATSSTTTTTSTTSLFSENGSSTAGLLLTNGNLEKGTETKGAGALAGKGHSGWKEDDPNEDWCAVCINGGDLLCCDRCPKVFHMKCHVPTIKIFPTGDFLCTFCRSLTIPEIVYCDDSKTIIEEQSLSPEDQRKCERLLLHIFCHELSVGFREPVPSSVPNYHKIIKKPMDLKKVKKRLQLRSSHHYQSIQEFVSDMRLVFTNCANYNEVGSEMAISGKAVSLCFEEKLQETFPEQSFPETPESECPDTKEKVEEDTEDSEDDFLQPRRKRLKTDEKVVHIK is encoded by the exons ATGGCGGATAACAAAGGCGAGGATGATATGGAACCGTCTGCTAACTCGGACTCTGTGCCTTCAGCGCAAGATAGCGAGCAACTAGAAACGAAAGTCGAAAATGCGGTAATAATCATAGAAGTGAATACAAAGGACGATGAAGAAACAGCGTCCCAAGATACCGCTAACGAGGCATCTACACCCACCAGCGAAGGTGTAGACGTGAGCAACGGCGGGGTTGCTGTTGTGGGAGGGGAAGCCAATGGTAGCACTAGTAATGCTGTCAGCCCAGCTGCGACCAGCACCACCAATGCAGAGCCGATGGCTACTGAAACCCTGCCCGCCGTGGATGCTCCTGTTGGCGGACTCACCACTGAAATGTCCCCCCCCTCTACAGCTCCAACGGCCACGCCGGTATCGGCTCCCTTTAATTTTTTGGATACGTGCGCAGTGTGTAAACAAAGTCTTCAGAGCCGAGACTGTGAACCAAAACTTCTGCCTTGTCTGCACTCATTTTGCCTCAAATGTATCCCGCAACCGGACCGACAGATAAGCGTACAGGTACCTGGACCACACGggcaaactgacacacacatag TCAATGTTATGCGCTGCTCAGTGTGCCACCAGGACTACAAACAGAGTGACATCATTGACAACTACTTTGTCAAAGATACCACAGAGGCCACCAGCACATCTGATGAAAAGTCTGCACAG GTGTGCACAAGCTGTGAGGACAACGCAGGAACCATAGGCTTTTGTGTGGAGTGCGGGGAATGGCTGTGTAAGACCTGCGTGGAGGCACACCAGAGGGTCAAAATTACCAAGGACCACAAAATCCACACAAAAGAGGATGCTGACGCTGCCTCCG AGTCTGTCGGTACGACAGGACAAAGGCCTGTGTTCTGTCCCATCCACAAGCAGGAGCCTCTGAAGCTTTTCTGTGAGACCTGTGACACTTTGACCTGCAGGGACTGCCAGCTGCTGGAGCACAAGGAGCACAG GTACCAGTTCCTGGAGGAGGCTTTCCAGAACCAGAAAGGCATCATTGAGACCAGCGTGGCCAAGCTACAGGAAAAGAAGAACTATGTCCATTACTCTGTCTCGCAGGTGCAAAACAG gTTAAAGGAGCTGAATGAGACGCACAAGAAGGTGGAGCACGAGATCAAAATTGCAGTATTCACTCTTATTAATGAGATCAACAAGAAGGGAAAGTCCTTGCTGCAGCAGTTGGAG AGTGTCACCAAAGAGCGCAGCATGAGGCTTGTGTCTCAGCATAAAGATACCACGCAGCTGGCCCAACAGATCCACCATGTGCTCGGCTTCTGCCAATGGGCCATCGGCAATGGCAGCAGCACAGCGCTGCTCTACAGCAAGAGGCTG aTCTTGTTCCAGCTTCGCCAGCTCTTCAAGGCTCGACTGGAGCCAGCGCCCCAGGCCAATGGAGTTGTGCGCTTCTTCTGTGACCCCACCTTCTGGGCCAAAAACGTGGTGAATCTAG GTAATTTGGTAATCGAAAAGCCACCCACAGCTGCGCAGCCGCCCGGAGTGATGGTAGGAGGACCACCCATTTCTCCAGGCCATGGTCACCACGGCAAACACCCGGGACAGATCAACCTGGCCCAGCTCCGGCTTCAGCATATGCAGCAGGCGGCCTACGcacagcagaagcagcagcatcaacagcagcagcaccagcagcagatcCAGCAACAGATGCGCATCGCCTCCCAAATGTCCCAGCAGCACGTCAGACAGGCCGGTCCACCCATGGGCCAGCAGCAG CCCCCAAGGCTCATCAGTATGCAGCAGCTACCGAGAGGGCCTGTGGGTATGAACGGTGGGCCAGGTCCCCCCATGTACCCTTCGGCCCACCATATGCGTCTCCCGGGTCCACCACAGGGCCGAATGCCAACGGCTCAGCCTAGACACAATGGGCAGCAGTATCCCGCCATGATGCAGCCTCAGCTACAGAGACAG ATGTCTATAGAATCTGAGATGAGCCACCAAAGGTTTCGTTTCTTACTACAATCAGGG CATTCCAACCCAGGGCATGCGGGTCCTTTCCCGGTGGCATCCCTCCATAATGCCAACCCCACAAGTCCCACCAGTGCGAGTATGGCAGGTGCCCATGCTCACCGAGGCCCAGCCAGCCCCATCATCGGTCCCATCGAGCTCATCCCCTCCGTCACCAATCCTGAGAACCTGCCCTGCCTACCTGAGATCCCGCCCATTCAG CTGGAGGATGCAGGGTCCAGCAACCTTGGACACCTCCTGTCTCGCTACATCACAGCCAGCACGCAGCATCACCTTGGCTCACtggacatgaatgcatcaccTGGACTGTCCACACACTCTCCTGGATCTTCAG GTCTGTcgaatgcacacacaccagcacgACCTTCTAGCACGTCCAGCACAGGCAG ctgTAGCTCTGCGGGGAGGGTGGGGCCAGGAGGCGGAACTGGAGTGGAGCAGGTGAGGGTGAAGCAGGAGCCGGGGACAGACGACAGCTACAGCTGTCCTGCCTCTTCTCTGAAGACTGAGCGGGGCAACGATGGCGGGAGGAGTTCCTGCATG ATGAGCAACCTGGAGAGCAGCCCCTATCCTGCATTGGGAGTCGTATCTGCCGGCCAAGATGCTCTCAAGGCTTTAGGGGAGTGCATCAAAACAGAACCCCAATCTGAGACTCCTTGTTCCGGAAAAAGTGGCTCCAGTACcgccacctcctccaccaccaccacgacCTCCACTACCTCATTATTCTCTGAGAAcggcagcagcacagcaggcCTTCTGCTCACTAATGGAAACTTAGAAAAGGGGACAGAGACCAAAGGGGCCGGGGCGTTGGCTGGAAAAGGCCATTCTGGTTGGAAAGAGGACGACCCAAATGAAGACTGGTGTGCTGTTTGTATCAACGGGGGGGACCTGCTGTGCTGTGACCGCTGTCCCAAAGTGTTCCACATGAAATGTCATGTACCCACCATAAAAATCTTCCCTAC GGGTGACTTTCTCTGCACATTTTGCCGGAGCCTAACAATCCCAGAGATAGTGTACTGTGACGACAGCAAGACCATCATAGAGGAGCAGAGTCTGAGTCCAGAGGACCAGAGG aaATGTGAACGCCTCCTGCTGCACATCTTCTGTCATGAGCTCAGTGTGGGCTTCAGGGAACCTGTTCCTAGCTCT GTGCCGAACTACCACAAGATTATCAAGAAGCCCATGGACCtgaagaaggtgaagaagaggcTGCAGTTACGGAGCTCCCATCACTACCAGTCCATCCAAGAGTTTGTGTCCGACATGCGCCTGGTCTTCACAAACTGTGCAAATTACAATGAG GTGGGATCCGAGATGGCGATTTCCGGCAAGGCGGTGAGTCTGTGCTTTGAGGAGAAGTTGCAGGAGACGTTCCCCGAACAGAGCTTCCCTGAAACACCTGAAAGCGAGTGCCCGGACACAAAGgaaaaggtggaggaggacACGGAGGACTCTGAGGACGACTTCCTACAGCCCAGACGTAAACGATTAAAAACGGATGAGAAAGTGGTCCACATCAAGTGA